The Planctomycetota bacterium region TGGTGCTACGGCCGCAAGTTTTTGTGATCCGGCGCAACAAAAACGCCCGCAACATCGGTGTGACGCCCCGGGCGCAGCGGCGGTCAGCGCCTGAATGATGAACGCGCGCCTCTGTTCGATGAACGTCGCCGGTGGAATCGGTCCGGCGGCGGTCATCGTTCAATCTCCCGAACGGGAAGCGCCCCGCAGGCGCGCGGGGTGATCGGAATTGACGCCGCGTCCGTGTCGATGCGCCGTTGCCGCTCGATGGCCTGCTCGACGTGCGGGTCGATGCGGGATACTTCGACGCATCGAAGGCGGTGACGCCTCAGCAGGTCTTTCAACGCCAGCTTGAGCGCGAGCGTCGCGGCCTGTCGGTCGCCGGGGTGTTCGACGGTGATTGTGAATCGCTCGCTCATCACACTACGGCCTCAAAAAAAAACCCGGCATCGCGCGAACGACGCCGGGCCAGGATTCAGCCGTCGCAAACGATGCGATCGGTTGGAGTCGATCAAGCGCGGGCCGCGAGGGTGACAAATTCGGATTGCTCAAAGCCCCGCGCGTCGGTCAGCGTCGAGTTGTAGAGCGGCGCGCCGTCGTCGCGGATGACCTGCTTAAACATCAGCTCGTCCGTCGTGAACCCGACGTGCATCGACATGTCAATCCGCATCGGCTTCCGCAGATACGCGTACGCCTTCGGCACGACGCAGATGATGTCCCCCGCGTCGCCCAGAAGCTGCGCCGCCTCGGTGAAGTAGATCGGGCGGCCCAGCAGCGTAGACGGCGCATCCGCGCCGCGTCCGGGTTCGTAGAGGAACGTGTCGCTGTTCGTCCCGGCGAGATGCGCCGTGATGAGCTGCGTGTACGTGCCGGGGTGCGCCAGCCAGACGGCGGAATCGTAGACGCGCACACGCTCTCGCATCTTCACGATGTTCGTGCCGACGATCGTGTCGGCCGTCTGACTGCCTTCCTTGTCCACGGTGTACAGCGCCCCGCAGTTCGTCACGCCCAGCGGCTCGCTGACACCGGTTCCTTCGAGAAAGTCCAGCGCCATCAGCAGCGACGCCGCGCGTCCGAAAAGTTCATTGAGCATCGAGCTAATGCCGATGCCCGAATCTTCGATGAGTTCGTTCGTCACGCGCACCAGCCCGGCGGCCTTGTGCAGTTCGGCCTTGCGGCTCTGAAACTTGACGGAGTTTTCGTCAATGTCATCGCTTTCAGCGGTGCGGGAAAGTTTGTAGTTGCCCACCTTCTTCGAGCTTCGATCGCGGTCCGCCAGAATCGGGAATACCGCGTTTCCGTTGAGCGGCTCAAACTGCCGACGCATGGCGAGCCACGGCGTTTGTTCGTCGGCGCTCATCACGACTTCCGTCTCGAAGCGCTCGGGCACGAGAACGCCGCCGTATCCGTCGCTGAATTTGTTGTTGCCCGCGAGCGGCTCGAGTCGCTTGTCGTAATGCGTCCCGGTTTTCGCGTCGCGGATGGCGCGCAGGTATTCGCCCAAATTTCGGAATCCGCCGTCGTCGAGATTATCAAGGTCGGCCTTCGACACCTTCGGCGTTTCGCGCCAATTCGCCGTCCCGTCAACGTGAACGGTGCGGCCGTTGCCGCGCGCGAACGGGTCGAAGTTGATGTCGGCGGTGCGACTGCGGCGGATGCCTTCCTCCTGATTCATCGCGGCGACCTGAGCCAGCGCGGACAAAGTTTCGGCCTTGTCGATAAGCCGGTCGGCGATGGGGTCTTGATCGTTGGCGCGCGCGGCGTCGAGCAGTTCCGATCGAATCTCGGCATGTTCGGTCGTACTGACCGGCTGGCGGCCGCGCTGACGCGCGATCAATTTGTCGGCCTTCGCCAGAATTTCGGCGGGGTTGGGCTTGGTTTCGTTGGTCATTGCCATTTTTGAAAATCCATTTCGTGTTTCGTGTTTGTCAGGTTTCGTAGCACTTTCCGCCGGGGTTTCGCGTCGTTGGCGCGAGGCGGCGGACATGTCGGCGGGCCGTTGGCCGTTCGACTTATTCGGGAAGCTGACGCAGGCGGTGGCGCGCCCACGCGCTGACGATGTCGTGCGTTGTCGCGGCGAAGTCTCGCAGAACGTCGCGCCGCTCGTCGGAGAAGATGCGCACCAGCGCGAAGCTCGCGGTGAGCGCGTCGGCCAGATCGCCGTTCGTCCAATCGCAAGCATTGAATCGCGGCATGGTCGCTTCGATCGGCGTCTGCGCTGTTTCATTGATGACCCGGCGATCCTGTTCGTCGCTAAGCCACGCCGTCAGCCACGCGCAGAACCGCGGCGCTTTCGCAGCCATCACGCCGCCGCAAAGCTCCGACAAGTCGGCGAGGTCGGCGTCGGTGAGCCGGTCAGGGTGTTTGAGTAAAACGATTCCGGCGTCGTGGGCTTCTTTGCTCATGGTGTTTTACTCTACGGGGTGCGAATGTGGGCGCTTCCATCACATGGAAAGTCGCGGCGATTATTCGAGCAAGTAAACGAAGCGCGCGGCGCATTGTGTGCAGCGTGCCCATCGCTTGATCGTGCCGTCGCCTTGTCGGTTGCTTCGATCGTGATGCAGTTCGACGCATCCGCAATTCGGACAGCGCGGCCGCGCGAAAGTCAGCAGCCCGCGCGGGCGGTCCAGCCGGGCGATCGTGCGGCTCAGGTCGGCGTCGGCCGCGTCGGGCCGGGGTCGGGTTCGCTTCGTAGCTTTGACGTTCATCATCGTGACCAGAGGCAATAAAATCGTGAAAAAATTTGCGATGGTGACGCGACCGGTCTACGCCTCATGCCTTGTAGGGATTTTGATACCCCTCCCCCTCGGTCTCGCACACTCGCACACTTCCGCACAGGTGTTTCCCGTTTACCTGTATACGAAGGCGCATTAGCCGTTAACTGGAAATAGGTGTGCGAAGGTGTGCGAAGGTGCGGATTACTCATTGCTCGGCCCTCTCAACGCGATTCCGATGCCGTCGAATCCCTTGCGGCCTCGCCCGCCTTGCGTGATGTAGCTTTCGTTGACGCCTTCGATTCGCCTCAGACGGTCATACAGTCCATGCTGGGCCAGCGGATACGGGATGCGTTCACGGTCGGCCCATCGCTGATACGCCTGCCACAGATCGCCGCGTGATGCCCGGTATCCGTTGCCG contains the following coding sequences:
- a CDS encoding phage major capsid protein, which encodes MKQRRRRSKRPCRDSMLAIGRTAIWPTRSPRASRWCASSPTSGATFCETSPRQRTTSSARGRATACVSFPNKSNGQRPADMSAASRQRRETPAESATKPDKHETRNGFSKMAMTNETKPNPAEILAKADKLIARQRGRQPVSTTEHAEIRSELLDAARANDQDPIADRLIDKAETLSALAQVAAMNQEEGIRRSRTADINFDPFARGNGRTVHVDGTANWRETPKVSKADLDNLDDGGFRNLGEYLRAIRDAKTGTHYDKRLEPLAGNNKFSDGYGGVLVPERFETEVVMSADEQTPWLAMRRQFEPLNGNAVFPILADRDRSSKKVGNYKLSRTAESDDIDENSVKFQSRKAELHKAAGLVRVTNELIEDSGIGISSMLNELFGRAASLLMALDFLEGTGVSEPLGVTNCGALYTVDKEGSQTADTIVGTNIVKMRERVRVYDSAVWLAHPGTYTQLITAHLAGTNSDTFLYEPGRGADAPSTLLGRPIYFTEAAQLLGDAGDIICVVPKAYAYLRKPMRIDMSMHVGFTTDELMFKQVIRDDGAPLYNSTLTDARGFEQSEFVTLAARA